AATGAGGTatcttttttgtgctttttatttcagtttgggAGATTTGGGGTCAGGATATatcagtatttataaaatacaaaatgaattgtGTGTGAAGCTTTATGGAGATGGACCTGACTTATTTGTTTCCTGTGGAACAGCAACGGATTGAGATCAAGAAGCTACGTCAGGGAGAGAATCTGATCCTGGGCTTCAGCATCGGAGGAGGGATAGACCAGGACCCCGGACAGAACCCCTTTTCTGACGACAAGGCTGAcaaagtaagtgtgtgtgtgtcctaagGCATTCAATGCGCTGCAACTGTTTGCAACACATACTGTCCCAGTAGAACAACatacctatttatttatttatcaagaCGCACGTATTCAACATCGAACGGGAAGAAGTTTGTTGAAGCACAGTGTTACTACAGCAGTATCCTTCTGAGCTGAAGAGGAAGGACAAGCCAGAACACATTAACTACAGCCTCAGGGGGCAACAGCCCAGACTACTCACTGATGTAATCGCAGGAAAACTGCAGGTCTACACACAGTCTCCCTGCTGGCTGTATACAGTGtgagctgcagagaaatgtacCAACTGatgccagacacacacacacacacctggtttCAGAGCCTGTGCGTCAAAATCAATTTCATTTTTCCAACTCTGGGGAACAAGGTTAATATGAAGGGCTAAACATGTATAGGAAAGTGAGATGCTACAATCACATGTGTGTTATCTTTCATTCTTTTGTTCCATGTCCCATTTAGCCTCCTCACAAACAATTCAGTCCACAAAAAGTCCTAAAAAGTCAACAAAACCTTGCTAAGCAGTTTCAGCTTTTATTAAAGCAGATGGATTATAGCACGGTTTATCTTGTGTGctatttattatatgtttttccTCTATATTTCTGAGGTGacaatgtatatatttttcattgctTTGTATCGGTATTTGTCCCGTAATTGATATATATTGGAGGATATGTAATAGAAGCTGTGTTTGTGTCGTCCACAGGGGATCTACGTGACCAGGATAACACCGGGAGGACCAGCAGATGCGGCCAACCTGAGGATGGGAGACAAAATAATGCAGGTGTgtagaaaaactaaatctaGATCCACAAGATGGCACTACATGTACACTACAGCACTCACTTGTTTTCCAGCCAAGGACCCAGTGCATGATAGAGAACATAACTCTGGAGATCCCCTCATGTTTGATCCTTGGAGTAATTTGAGCATCAGTTATGTGAAAATGCATTATGGAGATATTTGTCATGTATAACAAAACTTGCACCACTCAACACAGCATACCCATAACACTGAGCTGTGCATCGGGGCAGTTCTCACCTTGTCCCAGTGTTAATAAACGCATATGTAATCTAAAAATATCTACAGCTATTCTGAAACacagtcctcctcctcttcttcctccaggtGAACGGCTACGATATGACCATGATGACCCACGACCAGGCGCGTAAGAGACTCACGCAGAAGAAAGAGGACGTAGTGCGGCTACTGGTGACCAGGAAGTCTCTAGAGGAAGCCGTCAAAACATCAATGGGGGGTTGTTACCCCCGACAGTAATGTAGAGACACCGCCTGCAAACACAGACTCATGCAATACTCTCAGGTGACGTCACCGTGGCCTTTCTAACTGTGTCAATGCAAAGCGTTAAGTATCTGGGTCTTCACAGGACTGTCGTTGGACAATAAGATGGTGCTCTTTGTGTCCACACACACTCGTACTCATCTTATCTGCTTTACCTTTCGTATATCTTTGTACCATATCGTCTGAAATAAGGAGCAACCCCAGAAAATCTGATTAACAGggcacaaacaaatgaaatccaAATCATTCagtaaaatgttccttttttccttcttttttaaaatggtttctgtataaaaacatatactGATCAAATGTACTTTACTTAGAGTTAGTCTGTTCTGATTTTTGAACAAAAAGGAgcttaaatgtgtttgtttttctaacgTAATGCTTCCATATCTCTCTTTCTGATCTCCAACACCTTTAACTCATTCCCACACTGGAGCTGTTTGCTTGACGAGTCATTTGGGAGCAATCTTACTCTTTGATCCTATTCACCAACAGCTGATCAAATGTTGTGTGTCATTTAATCATCAGCCTTTCAtctcattaaaaagaaaacagtcttTTAATTACGTTCAACGCGACAGCATTAATGCCAAAGTTAAAGCCAAGGCACTGTGAAGCGATCAAAgccgtttttgtcatttgtttctAACGGTACAGTTTTCTGTACAACAAATCATATTCCAGTATGCAGCATGTATTCACGCATACTGATGTCTTTTCCATaacttctttgtgttttattcatcttGCTTTGTGTTCACGCGTGTTAAAgtcatcatctttttttctgcatttgctAAAATAATGCCGTTAAAAATGCTCATTTAGTCACACGAATCTCAGACTCGCATTCCAGCAGCAGGACCGACTTTAGCGTAACATctgtcatttaattttcaatATATCACCATAAATCCTCCCCTTGATACAAGCACACCTGCTAGTTTCACACTGGAATCAGCTACGTTCAGAAAACTGTCTCGAAGTCGTTCATTGTCAATGATGCAACTGTGAACCTGAACACAGCAGCGGTGAATGTTGTTTGATAACTGGGAAAGTGCACAGCAGCCTTATTGGAATACCTAATACCACTAAGGGTAATCGTATTACCCATTTGTTTTCCACATCGATGTCCTGCTTTTTATATACACTTCATCACAACATTTACAACACTAATCTTATATCCTTGGGTGATCCTATTGGCTCTTTGTGTTCTTATACTAGTGctatataatatacatttgtcTGTTTACTACCATCGTGTGATTTGTATGAAATATATAACCTGATCTAATTATCAAGTGTTTAATTCTCAAAGTGATATATCCACTCTTCAGCAGGAAAGGTATCATCATACCAATGACCATAATGAATGTTAAAGTTTAAGTCCGTCACAAATCTGTGTCATGATGTAGTACAAAAGGTCCAAATATTGAATTGGTGTTATGCTTTTACAACTTAAAAAATACCCTCTGCAATACCTCTCGAGTTTCTTTAACAATGCACCTGCTTTGAAATATCATCTCTGCCAAATTCCCCCTGACTGTCCCCAAACCtttttgatataaaaataaaaacctatataaatAATTACAGTAGTGTTGTCATCTGTGTCAGATCGATCATAACTGAAAAACACTGCATTATAAACAACAATCTGTGCGGTAACCCAGAGACATCGATATAGCTGCATCCTCTTGGTAAATTACAGTTTTAGTAGTGTGCATCACAATATTCTTtataaataacctttatttaaactCTTTGATAACACCCTGCAGTACCCCAGATAACCACCAGGGGACCATGTACCTACATTTGAGATTCACTTCTTTACAGCTCTTCACCTCAACCTTTTTGGCCTCTTAGACCTTAAAATGAACCCATATCTACTTGTTAACCCTCACCAAACATGGCcttaatttagtttttctcctcagttcatttaatttaaaggatCTGTAATGGTCCAGGAGAGAATCTAGTATATGGCAGGAAAATAACCCAACATTTAGCTACACAAAACATGATTTGAAATCCATAGCTGTggttttttcacattttcttttctttacatcTGAGTTTGGAACCACTGCTTTACATAATGTCAAAACAGTGATACATTTAGACATGGGAGTacaacattaaagaaaaaccaCTTGCAGAAGTATACTTGTGTCagattttgtaaatgtaaactGCGTAgagtgaaaacattttattgtatgaATCTTTATAAGATCTAAAAAGACTGAAGATAAAGTATGCCCTCTTTTGAAGCACCTCGTGTAAAGCCATTCTTTAATCTTCACACCCTTCAAATAGCTTCATGTCGCCTGATATAAAGTAATCAGCTGACATTTCAAACCAGAGAATCTATTCCCTGACCTTTGGGCGTTTTGATACTGAGAGTTTTCTCTACTTTCATCTCCTGAATATGTGAGTCTGCAACCAATCACTCTCCTTTTGAACTGAGCACTCTGGGAAACGACCAGTCCATGATGCTgcaacattttgaaacagcTATTTGAAGAAACCAAATGAAGAAAAGGAAACTTGTGGGAGAGTTTCATTTTAATGTGCTGCATCAGTTCATTTTGGAAGCACTCGTTCCTCCTCTCGTAAGCAACTGCAGAGTTACAGCTGAAAGACCCGGCTCATTTCCAGTTGTTTCAAGTCTAATGGGAGCCTGAGTTTCCAATTGCTAAGCATTCATTTGTCTTTGATCGTGTTCTTTGatttaaagtgtctttgagtacCACCGCAGTTTGTAAGTGTGATGATGAAGTTGGTATTTAGCGTAATGGTGGCAGTAAAGTGGTCAAGTGACGGTGGAGGTCGCTTTATTGGTTTTAAATGGTGTTTTATCTTCCTATATTCATTTCTGTGAAGGAAACTAATctaaatagttatttttaaagttttaattattattattatgtatgatttataaaaaagaaaagaaaaataaccttaTAAAGAAAGGACTTTGTATTAACTGTTCTTAAAAATACAAGGAAAACTGATTTCTGATGCAGTATTCAATAATCTGCGCAGACTTCATCTCAATAGCGTTCCTAATTTGGGTTAATTGTGCAGTGTATTATTTTGATCTGCGCCGTTATTGCTACGCTTTgcatgtaatacatttaatagaTAAAAAAACGTCACTTCTTCAGGCGTTGTCAGTTTGTTAAATGATAGGAAAGGGTCGTCCCTAACGGAAAAGGTTGTGAACGACTGGAATAATATAATGAACCACCCCTTATATTTACACCCAGAAATATCTTCTTCTCGGGTCCAAACCGGCGATCTGAATTTGCTGTGTAATGTTTAAAGTCTTAAACTTGTGTCCCATCATGGGAGAGGGTCGATCCAGGGCAACGCTGAGCTAATATCCCCCTTTTCAGAAAtaattgatgtgtgtgtgtgtgtgtgtgtgtgtgtgtgtgtgtgtgtgtgtgtgtgtgtgtgtgtgtgtgtgtgtgtgtgtgtgtgtgtgtgtgtgtgtgtgtgtgtgtgtgtgtgtgtgtgtgtgtgtgtgtgtgtgtgtgtgtgtgtgtgtgtgttctagcAAACACAAAGGAACCATGCTCCATTCCACTTTGCCCGGGCGCTATAGTGCTATTACTCCATGTGGCGAGACAATAGAGCGGTTGCACATCTCGGCAACTGCTTTATTCAGCCCGCGCTCACCAATACCACAACACGAACACACATTGCACGTTGCTAGGTAACTAATGGGAAGCAGTTAAAAGTGGGAGTAATGGCAACTTCATTACAGCAGGAACTGTGCTATAATTAAATCAGCATCAATTTCGGCTCATAATGTTGTTGCCATGATCATCTAAGGAATTTAAGTCATTGGTTTGACCCTCAATCTACTTAAAGaaaccctattatgcttttaggggtttcccctttcctgtgtaggttttggtgcatgtataTGGtttgcaaatgctaaaatccgAGCATAGTTACATGATtctcacttctattggctagcgctccgacacattgtacctgataggctaaggggcgggacagctctaagaggttgaccaatcagaacagagctggTCAGCTACCCAATcaagagcagactgggctctggtttcagacagagggtgaaaagaggtgctgcagcacaggcagtatgagaaacatgaagagctttttgaacattaaagcatggagacatagaggcacaaaatacaaatctgaacctaaaaaaaagcatgaaagggaccctttaattacatttgaattaaactAATAattcacacacttttaaaacacacaacagccgAAATCACACCAAGCTACACAAGACTTGTTGTAGCAGAAAATGCTATTTCTGTAGGAAGATAAATGTTGCTTTCTGCAGGCGTGTGAATAATTACTCTATCCAACCGTGGATCATACGTGATCCTCGCCTCCCACGTTATGGCAGTGTAATTGTGTTTCCATGGCGATGCAATCTGCTCCCATCACTTTGGTCCTGCACCAGATTGGTACCAGAGGGAAGTCCGCCGCCTCACATTGCATCTGAGCGTTGGGTGCAATAAACGGCTTTCAGAGTGTCGTGCAGTGAATGTGCGTGCACGCAGAggttagctgtgtgtttgtactcTGTGGATAAAGTGTGATACTGCTATTCCAGAGATGCAACATTGgctcagaaaaaacaaaaagaacattGTAGATATTTCCATGTAATTAAAGTAATAGCTGCTGAAGTTGACACAATGAAAAATCGACACGAGGTCCATTTAGTGTCTCTGTTCTGAAGCTTAAAGGGATTCTTGACCATCATGGTTT
This DNA window, taken from Eleginops maclovinus isolate JMC-PN-2008 ecotype Puerto Natales chromosome 9, JC_Emac_rtc_rv5, whole genome shotgun sequence, encodes the following:
- the tax1bp3 gene encoding tax1-binding protein 3, with protein sequence MSNFMPGQPLVAVVQRIEIKKLRQGENLILGFSIGGGIDQDPGQNPFSDDKADKGIYVTRITPGGPADAANLRMGDKIMQVNGYDMTMMTHDQARKRLTQKKEDVVRLLVTRKSLEEAVKTSMGGCYPRQ